In the Sphingomonas sp. LM7 genome, one interval contains:
- a CDS encoding dsDNA nuclease domain-containing protein: MRDQDSTEGQPLPVARLSGTISSDPGDETERNYRYQHQYGVALLVAVKRGTFSYVSLYCEHHEDFLGERPDGRFDGWQIKTSKPEGGAWRLTSPALVKSIGRFIELLEAHPDEIGDFKFVSNSAIDHVTPASKGDDRRGRCPGLMLQHISQCSTAGDIKEPFTKAFDNLAAELGATAEQLFGVLGRLAFVKGPSREEFDAALAHEHLGKLGECAHLTATELDTLRDELVGKFHRAASLHVTDPDRHLLDRLSGNCSDPTILAKRIVCAEVSLAPPATPSRAFAYVGEPAINPGGQRPAGVLEQKLERGGLVDMVEYMKSREQAAEYQFLEDQAKNPATAGRQLRQVEEAVHGECLEAYIAAKTVAGPPFGPTMFTDVSARLRRLESDRKQLLGGSPYEVLMGTAALLTSECRLWWSDRFRLEDKA; the protein is encoded by the coding sequence TTGCGTGACCAAGATTCCACCGAGGGCCAGCCGCTACCGGTTGCTCGATTGTCGGGGACAATAAGTTCAGATCCCGGAGACGAGACCGAGCGGAACTATCGATACCAGCATCAATATGGCGTGGCACTGCTCGTTGCAGTCAAGCGCGGCACCTTCTCCTATGTATCGCTCTACTGCGAGCATCACGAGGACTTTCTCGGTGAGCGGCCGGATGGGCGCTTCGATGGCTGGCAGATAAAGACGTCGAAGCCGGAGGGCGGTGCTTGGAGGTTGACCAGCCCAGCGTTGGTCAAGTCGATCGGACGTTTCATCGAATTGCTCGAGGCACATCCCGACGAAATCGGCGATTTCAAGTTCGTCTCCAACTCGGCAATCGATCATGTCACGCCGGCAAGCAAGGGCGATGACCGGCGCGGCCGGTGCCCGGGCCTGATGCTGCAGCACATTTCGCAATGTTCGACGGCCGGCGACATCAAGGAGCCGTTCACTAAGGCATTCGACAATCTCGCAGCAGAGCTGGGGGCGACGGCGGAACAATTGTTCGGTGTGCTCGGCCGCCTCGCCTTCGTAAAGGGTCCGTCGCGGGAGGAGTTCGACGCTGCGCTCGCGCACGAGCACCTGGGCAAATTAGGGGAATGCGCGCATCTCACCGCTACCGAGCTCGACACGCTACGCGACGAGCTTGTAGGGAAATTCCACCGGGCGGCGTCGCTTCATGTGACCGACCCGGACCGACATTTGCTCGACCGGCTGAGCGGCAATTGCAGCGATCCGACTATCCTTGCGAAGCGCATCGTCTGTGCCGAGGTGAGTTTGGCGCCGCCGGCAACGCCATCCAGGGCCTTTGCCTATGTCGGCGAGCCGGCAATCAATCCGGGCGGCCAGCGCCCGGCTGGGGTGCTCGAGCAGAAGCTGGAGCGCGGCGGCCTGGTCGACATGGTCGAGTATATGAAGTCGAGAGAGCAGGCGGCCGAATATCAATTTCTCGAAGACCAGGCCAAGAATCCGGCCACGGCCGGGCGTCAGCTGCGCCAGGTTGAAGAGGCGGTGCACGGCGAGTGCCTTGAGGCATATATAGCAGCCAAGACAGTCGCCGGGCCGCCGTTCGGCCCGACCATGTTCACCGATGTCAGCGCGCGCCTGCGCAGGCTCGAAAGCGATCGGAAGCAATTGCTCGGCGGCAGTCCATACGAAGTGCTGATGGGGACGGCAGCGTTGTTGACCAGCGAATGCCGCCTCTGGTGGAGCGATCGGTTTCGCCTCGAGGACAAGGCATGA
- a CDS encoding STY4851/ECs_5259 family protein, with amino-acid sequence MTKGSEFGADFRALVAARGLTAPDGRPLYAYRFTKDEYERNAELLRRHGRRALKDWSGCALILIHVAEWFRRERGGGHWDWIRPLGSIGLNYGSGRSVSYSDVEDLVRGALLTWRRPLPKGGERLLAVIRESGFPVAAVREDPRISAWLRHSVLCAERGFQIDQAVVSEAWRVSDRIAQALVEPAIELCRFIVDLRATIPVEARGTDPVVHLDTFQPGWREALPFDVEQEDVRTLVERMVRLRETGGAALDVERTLVRTGDGEWTARASLVLEGKLDIRRVPAGIAQALADGRRLRIFPRPPFSDELIAIAAIETYEDEGGPVHDLRAFVTQFESELPLETEARLFAQSGHTTVGDFVPPGGQAIAAPVVALEVLEVDESQQPRRLRAIGSSPSQTSKPLLALAVQPDVLPAVQFSEEPEEIGTCRESGRRVVLFSGTATLDHEGARWRWRTSAERDLDARPILIGDLVPNVRQTVYRGVPRLWAERDGHVVSPRPASIHWRPRGRGAWRLLSGSGAWGAIEFAVIEDGELRHSVPADVVPPDIKFEFDRAQRELRISGLNAPMLSAFGAGPLSVRTERGTQVIRLGPPSGTPIVTVRARWETEIALTIADPSYELRLIDENDKLVNTRAAFALDGLGGRRILATHQVSLCMELRAPDAPRLAISRPVTGDVPLSALRDTIRQLLGRSSRLDSSVVLSALGSSEYIAEVRWYAEDVNPFVASRCDGPFAMLASIQALDLRAISLVDPAAGAHPVTAPASEAAILAELEPVLPDGPWLLFGNRRSGEIVRPRILPAARSMGDSTTALVRAITTDSVAARAREFDEIYGEPAKLAGDDVRRLIDLTVLARRERLPASSIDALRALERAPAAAVHLLAACDSIEERGALLDLQRDLPFLWCATTIESWLRTFSERFEAIRNQLAEVGIEFDVARLATNALQEIANIRPELAGHARAVFLSMVAKSVIGGKSFDGSTGILLRNDRPITARMEIDRLITRHQEGDAPPHSLLSDTALQAQWARWEPYASAFAHVIAAPFAVAEHAAGVHRLLLPELTRCRDAALYDPEYFEVIVAMRTNELLNALAQSGGAAA; translated from the coding sequence TTGACCAAGGGCTCGGAGTTCGGCGCCGATTTTCGTGCACTAGTAGCGGCGCGCGGGCTAACGGCGCCCGATGGCCGACCGCTCTATGCCTATCGTTTTACCAAGGATGAGTACGAGCGGAACGCCGAACTTCTGCGGCGTCACGGCAGGCGCGCGCTCAAGGATTGGAGCGGATGCGCACTGATCTTGATACACGTCGCTGAGTGGTTTCGTCGAGAGCGCGGCGGCGGCCACTGGGACTGGATCCGGCCTCTCGGAAGCATCGGGCTAAACTACGGCTCGGGACGAAGTGTCTCATATTCCGACGTGGAAGATTTGGTCCGGGGCGCCCTTCTAACGTGGCGCCGGCCGTTGCCGAAGGGAGGGGAGCGCCTTCTCGCGGTAATCCGCGAGAGTGGCTTTCCCGTCGCTGCCGTTCGTGAGGATCCCCGCATTTCCGCTTGGCTAAGGCACTCAGTTCTCTGTGCCGAGCGGGGCTTTCAAATCGATCAGGCAGTCGTAAGCGAGGCTTGGCGCGTATCCGACCGCATCGCCCAGGCGCTCGTCGAACCAGCAATCGAGCTGTGCCGTTTCATCGTCGATTTGCGAGCGACTATACCAGTCGAAGCGCGCGGAACGGACCCCGTTGTCCATCTCGACACGTTCCAGCCGGGATGGCGCGAAGCGTTGCCGTTTGACGTCGAGCAAGAAGACGTCCGGACGCTCGTTGAGCGCATGGTCCGCCTTCGCGAGACCGGAGGTGCCGCTCTCGACGTCGAGCGTACCCTCGTCCGCACCGGTGATGGCGAATGGACGGCACGTGCTTCGCTCGTGCTCGAAGGAAAATTGGATATCAGGCGCGTTCCTGCCGGCATCGCTCAGGCACTCGCTGATGGCCGTCGCCTGCGCATCTTTCCGCGCCCGCCATTTTCAGACGAGCTCATCGCCATCGCCGCAATCGAAACCTATGAGGACGAAGGTGGCCCAGTCCACGATCTACGAGCCTTCGTAACCCAATTCGAATCCGAGCTTCCCCTCGAAACCGAGGCGCGGCTATTTGCTCAGTCCGGGCACACCACCGTCGGTGATTTCGTGCCGCCCGGCGGCCAGGCAATCGCGGCTCCCGTCGTCGCACTGGAGGTGCTAGAAGTCGACGAGAGTCAGCAACCGAGACGGCTGCGTGCGATCGGCTCTTCACCAAGCCAGACCAGCAAACCCCTGCTCGCACTTGCGGTCCAACCTGACGTCCTTCCCGCAGTCCAATTCTCCGAGGAGCCCGAGGAGATCGGAACCTGCCGCGAGTCTGGCCGTCGCGTCGTCCTCTTTTCCGGGACCGCAACGCTCGATCATGAGGGCGCGCGATGGCGCTGGCGCACGTCCGCCGAGCGCGACCTCGATGCTCGCCCCATCCTGATCGGCGACCTGGTGCCGAATGTGCGCCAGACCGTATATCGAGGCGTTCCGCGCCTTTGGGCGGAGAGAGATGGTCACGTGGTGTCACCTCGGCCCGCCTCGATCCACTGGCGGCCACGGGGACGCGGAGCTTGGCGTCTCCTTTCGGGGTCTGGCGCCTGGGGGGCGATTGAATTTGCGGTGATCGAGGACGGCGAGCTTCGTCATTCGGTGCCTGCGGACGTCGTACCACCAGACATAAAGTTCGAATTCGATCGCGCGCAGCGCGAACTCAGAATCTCAGGCTTGAATGCGCCCATGCTCAGCGCGTTCGGAGCCGGGCCACTCTCGGTTCGGACCGAAAGGGGCACCCAGGTGATCAGGCTCGGTCCGCCGTCGGGAACGCCAATAGTGACCGTACGTGCGCGCTGGGAGACGGAGATCGCCCTCACGATCGCCGATCCCAGTTACGAGCTGCGGTTAATCGATGAGAACGATAAGCTCGTAAACACGCGCGCGGCCTTCGCGCTCGACGGACTTGGTGGCCGGCGGATTCTCGCAACACACCAAGTCTCGTTATGCATGGAACTCCGCGCGCCCGATGCGCCGCGACTGGCAATTTCGCGTCCGGTTACGGGTGACGTTCCGCTCTCTGCCCTGCGTGATACGATCCGCCAATTACTCGGCCGATCCTCCCGTCTGGATTCGAGCGTCGTTCTCTCGGCCTTGGGCTCAAGCGAATATATAGCAGAGGTTCGCTGGTACGCCGAGGACGTGAATCCTTTCGTGGCATCGAGATGCGACGGTCCGTTCGCCATGCTCGCATCGATTCAGGCGCTCGACCTTCGCGCGATTTCGTTGGTAGACCCTGCCGCCGGCGCACACCCCGTGACCGCACCCGCGAGCGAGGCAGCCATACTCGCCGAACTCGAACCGGTGCTGCCGGACGGACCTTGGCTCCTCTTCGGCAATCGGCGCTCCGGAGAGATAGTTCGCCCTCGGATCTTACCGGCCGCCCGGTCAATGGGCGATTCGACGACAGCTCTAGTGCGCGCGATCACGACCGACTCTGTCGCCGCACGAGCTCGCGAATTCGACGAAATATACGGCGAACCTGCCAAGCTGGCGGGTGACGATGTTCGCAGACTAATCGACCTGACGGTACTCGCGAGGCGAGAACGCCTCCCTGCATCCAGCATCGATGCCCTTCGGGCGCTCGAAAGGGCGCCCGCGGCCGCAGTCCATCTTCTCGCCGCCTGTGACAGCATCGAGGAACGTGGAGCGCTCCTCGATCTTCAACGTGATTTGCCCTTCCTTTGGTGTGCTACCACCATCGAAAGCTGGCTACGTACCTTCTCAGAAAGGTTCGAGGCGATCCGCAACCAGCTGGCAGAGGTCGGCATCGAATTCGACGTCGCGCGCTTGGCGACGAATGCACTTCAGGAAATCGCAAACATACGACCAGAGTTAGCGGGGCATGCGCGCGCGGTGTTTCTTTCCATGGTGGCAAAGAGCGTGATCGGCGGCAAATCGTTCGACGGATCGACCGGGATACTCCTGAGAAACGATCGCCCGATCACAGCACGCATGGAGATCGACCGGTTGATCACACGCCACCAAGAAGGCGATGCGCCGCCGCATTCCCTGTTGTCGGATACAGCTCTGCAGGCGCAGTGGGCGCGCTGGGAGCCCTACGCTTCAGCCTTTGCCCACGTGATTGCAGCACCTTTCGCGGTTGCAGAGCACGCCGCCGGGGTGCACCGCCTTCTTCTCCCAGAACTCACCCGCTGCCGTGACGCGGCACTCTACGACCCTGAATATTTCGAGGTAATCGTCGCCATGCGAACGAACGAATTGCTCAACGCGCTAGCTCAGTCGGGCGGGGCGGCGGCATGA